The Cervus elaphus chromosome 12, mCerEla1.1, whole genome shotgun sequence genome includes a region encoding these proteins:
- the GNPNAT1 gene encoding glucosamine 6-phosphate N-acetyltransferase: protein MKPDETPMFDPSLLKEVDWSQNTATFSPAISPTHPGEGLVLRPLCTADLNRGFFKVLGQLTETGAVNPEQFMKSFEHMKKSGDYYVTVVEDVTLGQIVATATLIIEHKFIHSCAKRGRVEDVVVSDECRGKQLGKLLLSTLTLLSKKLNCYKITLECLPQNVGFYKKFGYTVSEENYMCRRFLK from the exons ATGAAACCTGATGAAACTCCTATGTTTGACCCAAGTCTACTCAAAGAAGTGGACTGGAGTCAGAATACAGCTACATTTTCTCCAGCCATTTCCCCAACACATCCTGGAGAAGGTTTGGTTTTGAGGCCTCTTTGTACTGCTGATTTAAATAGAG GTTTTTTTAAGGTACTAGGTCAGCTGACAGAGACTGGAGCTGTCAACCCAGAACAATTTATGA AATCTTTTGAGCACATGAAGAAATCTGGGGATTACTATGTTACAGTTGTGGAAGATGTAACTTTAGGCCAGATAGTTGCTACAGCAACTCTGATAATAGAAcataaattcatccattcctgtGCTAAG aGAGGACGAGTAGAAGATGTTGTTGTTAGTGATGAATGCAGAGGAAAGCAGCTTGGCAAACT gttATTATCAACCCTTACTTTGCTAAGCAAGAAACTGAACTGTTATAAGATTACCCTGGAATGTCTACCACAAAATGTTGGTTTCTATAAAAAGTTTGGATATACAGTATCTGAAGAAAACTACATGTGTCGGAGGTTTCTAAAGTAA